GATAATATAAAATTGTTGGGCTTTAAAAAGGCAGAACAGCAGGATGACTTTATTGTGCGGCTGGTGGAAGTAGCTGGAAGCAAAACCGAAGTAAAGCTAAAGATGGGAGAAAAACCAATTAAGGATTGCCAGCTGTCTAACCCGGTGGAAAAGGATATTCAGCCACTGGCAGTAAACCAGGGTTTGGTACAACTAGAGATAGGGGGCCATCAGGTAGTTACTTTAAGATTAAAATTCTAGCAGGAGCGCTTTTATGAAAATGAGCGACAGGGCTAAACTAAACACCCGGAAGGGAATTCTATTTGCCATAATATTGATATTAGTATTCCTGTGGCTATTGCCCATATTGTTTTTGTTGTTGATTTCTTTTAAGACCTCTGGTGATTATGCAGTTAGCCAACTATGGGAATTGCCCCAGAAGTTCGCCTTTTTCTCCAATATAAGATACGTTTTGATAGAAACCAACCTGATACGGCCGTTTCTAAACAGCTTGATGTATGCAGTAATTAGCAGCCTTATTGCTATCTTTTTTTCTTCACTGGCTGCTTACGGTATCACCAAGCTTAAGATAAAGGGATCCTTTATCATATTCATACTAATTTGGAGCGGTATGATCTTTCCTGTACAGATTTATTTGATTCCTTTATATAAGGCCTACCTTACTATTAACCTTTATAATACTCAGATAGGCATGATACTCATATATACTGCTATTATCATACCTTTCTGTGTGTTTGTATTCAGGAATTATTTTCTTACCCTTCCGGATGATTTTCAGGAAGCGGCCAAGATTGATGGCTGCAGCAATTTCCAAATCTATGCCCGGATGCTGTTGCCCAATTCCCTGGGGCCCATTGCCATATTATTTTTGTTTCAGGGAAGCTTTATCTGGAATGACCTGATATTGGGCATGGCCCTGTCCAGCAGCAATGACGTA
The DNA window shown above is from Actinomycetota bacterium and carries:
- a CDS encoding carbohydrate ABC transporter permease; this translates as MKMSDRAKLNTRKGILFAIILILVFLWLLPILFLLLISFKTSGDYAVSQLWELPQKFAFFSNIRYVLIETNLIRPFLNSLMYAVISSLIAIFFSSLAAYGITKLKIKGSFIIFILIWSGMIFPVQIYLIPLYKAYLTINLYNTQIGMILIYTAIIIPFCVFVFRNYFLTLPDDFQEAAKIDGCSNFQIYARMLLPNSLGPIAILFLFQGSFIWNDLILGMALSSSNDVRPVMNSLALLNAVYSGTNVPAVMAGSLISSLPIIILYLALQKYFIQGLRIQAAGR